DNA from Canis lupus familiaris isolate Mischka breed German Shepherd chromosome 9, alternate assembly UU_Cfam_GSD_1.0, whole genome shotgun sequence:
ccctaataaaagaaaaaagagcaaaccaGGGTGGTGCATGGTCAAACGACAGGACACAATCTTTGTACCAGGCCAGCTTCTCCTCGACGAGTTGTCCCAGGGTGGTGGGCACCTCGCCTCACAACCCCATTCGTGGCTCGGTCAGGGTGGCCAGCTCCACAGGCCTCTGGGAGAACGGATGACCcaaaacaaaagccaagaaaGGCCCTCCAACCGGCAACAGCAATGGCTCCCCAGGGCCAACTGGCCAGAGGCCCCTCTCTGGCTACCATGCCAGGAGCGGCGGGCAGCCTCACCTGCCCTGGTCCAGCAAGGGCACAGGTGGCAGAGACAGGTCAGTCCTTCAAATTCCCCAAAGTTGAGAAGTcagtggcctgggtggctctgaaCACATCTTCTGGGTTTTTGCACAAGGTTCGGGAGTTCAAAAGCGCCCAGAGTTCTTGGCAGGGCTGAAGAAAACCCCAAGGagagaaggtgggaaggaagAGGCCCTCGGTGGCTCTGCTAGACACATACTGTACACAAAATCTGATTtgcttaataataaatttttaaaaatgaattgaatcCTTGAGCCATGATGCGGGCTACAGGGCTCACCGATCGAGCCCCAGGAGGAGCCGCTTCTTGTCCTCCTGACCACTCTCGTTCTTCAGGTCGGAGAACACCTGTGTGAAGTAGTGCGGGTCGGCATTGATCTGCAGCATCTTGGAGCTCATGAGGTTGATGACGGAGAGGCAGCGGTCCCAAAAGGCCTCCTTGCAGCTCTCCACCAGGAAGGGCTTGAGCGGGTAGGAGATCTCGTTGCCCATGTAGGAGTAGGAGAGGTACAGGCAGGTCAGCAGGATGGCCTGGAGCTCGTGGTCCGAGCCCACCTCGGAGGAGATGACATCCCTGCAGAGCATGTAGAGGAAGACCACGTTGGCCGGCGTGATGAAGCCCTGGTCCTGCCAGCCCTGCAGAAGCAGCGAGCGGTCCACGCTGCGCAGCCAGAGCACAGGGTCCGTGGGGGACAGGTGCTTCAGGCGGTAGCACCGGCGGCAGAGAAACTCGCCCAGGCAGCGCAGCAGCTCGCTGGTGGACGCCTGGACGATGACACGTTTGGGCGTCCCCGCGGAGGTGAGAGCCGGGTGCGGGGCCTTCTTGACAGAAGAGGAGACCCCGGTCTGGGAGCCCGAGAGCTGGctggcggggggcgcgggcggctgGGCCGGCGGGGGCTGGGCGAACGTGGACAGGTTGGCGCACGACAGCGACTTCTTCAGGTTCTCATTGTTGAGGTGCGTGATGTTGTTCTGGTAGCTGCTGTTGGGCTGCACCTTCTTGGAGTTCTTCTTCTTGGCCGACACGGCCACGATCCTCTTCCACGGCAGCACGGAGATGATGGAGTGCCGCTTCAGGTTCTTGTCCTTGGCGTTCTTGCTGTTCTGCACGGCCGTGTAGTGGCCCACCGTGGCCGCGCCATCCTCAAACAGCGTGGCCTTGCGGTAGCTGGGGGACAGGGACAGCACCGTGCCCATGGTGCCGCTGCGCGCCGGGCGGGGGCCCGCGCCCCTGCGCGCCCAGCCTGCCGGCCGGAGGCGATGCGCTCAGCGGGCCCGCGGCGGTccggggcgggaggcgggaggcgggaggcgggaggcgggggcgctCCGGGGGCGCCTGCGGCCCCCTCGGATCTGCGTGGAAAACAAGATGGTTCTCAGCACCAGGCGGGGCTCGGCGCCGCGCTCCGCCACCCGGGCCGAggcggcccccgcggccctgGCCCCGGCCTCGCGCCCCCGCGCCGCAGCCCGGCCGCCTCCACTGCGGCACCCCCGCCCGCCTCCGCGGCCGCTGCGTCCCGACCGCAGCGGGAGGGGCCCGGCGCCCGCGGAggtggaggcggcggcggaggcggcggcagcggcggagGCGGCAGCGGCCGGGGACCCCCGCCTCGACACACCgcgcgcggccccggccccggccccggccccggccccggccccggctcctCGGGGGGCAGCGGGCGGCCGCGAGGCTCAGGCTTACCGGgcaggcggcggcggctccggcgCTCCGCGCCCTCCCTCCGCAATGCGCGCCGCGGCTCGGGCCCGCGGTCCCGGCgctcggcggggctcggcggggctcgcgctcggcggcggcggcggcggcggctccggagCTTCTGTCCAAGGTTCTGCAGGcgctgcggccccgccccccgccggccgcccgccgcctgcgccgccgccgcgctcccgcgcccgctcccgctcccgcccgGGCGCGCACCTCGGCGGCCTCGCTGTCGGGGGCGCGCGCGCGGCCCACGTACGGCCGGGGCTGGCCTGCtccggcggcggggcggggggccgggggccgggggccggggtcggggccgcCGCGGTCCTCAGCGCCAGCCGTGCGCGGTGCGGGCAGGGACGCGGCCAGGGCCCGAGCGCCTCTAGTCGCCGCGCCCCATCTAGGACCCGGACTCGGACGCCGGCGGCGGGtactcccggccccgccccgctctGCGCCGCCGCGCCAGCAGCAGCCCGGCCGCGTGAGTCCCCGGCGCGCCGCGCAGCCGAGCTCCGGCGGGGCCGGGGAagggggggcgccgggggcgggaCCGAGGCCCGaacccgcccgccgccccgcccagACACGTGCTGCCTTTGTTCCCGCCGCGGCGCCCGCAGCCGCTGGCCGCGGGGGCGCTCTCGGCCGCGTCCCCGCCCAGGCGACGCGCGGCCcgccgggctggggctggggccggggccggggccggggccggggccgcagcTGCGGCGCGAGAAGCCATCCACGGAGGCTGGGTTTCCCGAGACCCCTTTTCCCATTAACACCCTCGTCCCCCGGGGAAGGAGCTATGGAGGTCGAGGGGGAAGGCCCCGAGCCGGGGCCGCGGAGGCGAAGCCTTGCTGAAGCCACTCGCATCCCGCTGGACTGTGCCATTGGCTTTCACGCCCACCCCGGCCGGCCGAGGCCTCGGTCCCCGCACCCCGGGGAAATGGCCGGAGCCTGGGTCAAGAGGAGTCGTCGGCAGACTGGCTCTCCCGCCCccgccagggccagggccagggccagggccagggccagggccagggccgtgagccgccccccccccccccgagatgGGCCAGCCCTTCACAACTGTGACCTGCGCATTTCCCCTGGCCCTCTTATCGGTTACAGTAAAACTGAAGCAACCGCTTTTCCAACCATCCTCTgatcttctgatttgtttttcatgCTAACCACGTATCATTTGAAGACCTGATGCTGGCCAAATTGTAAAATTGACTTCTAGTAAGAACTGCCCTCAAGGACAAGAATTCATATCCTTCACAAGAGCTATTcttcacttgtttttcttttagtttggtCTGGAAATTGATCTAGAGTTGCCCACaaaccagagaaacagaagattCAAACAGTATCTTAATCCGGATTATCACCTCTGGACCAAAAGATAAGGAAGTGGTAATCCAGATTAACTACCCAACTCCCGGACTCCGGGCCACACCAGCCCACGAGGCTGTCAACCTGTGGCAGCTCTGACAGTTCTGCCTGCTGCCCCACGCAGAACAATGCTGCTATCAGGTCAGAAAGTGCCAGAATTTGTATATGTACTACCCAGCGATTTCTCTGTCAATAGGAGCAATTGAAAGCTTTGGGGACTTTGGTAACcatataatggggaaaaaaaatgcattgttcTACACCGAGGGCTACTTCTGAAACATCCACAGCAGCTGTCATCTTAACTTAGATAAAAGCTGGCCCTTAGCTCACTGTGCCCCTCCCTCCAGATACAACCTCTGCTTGCTCTTGACATGCTGCAGTCCTCAACCCTCCTTCCTATAGTAAGCTTGAAGAAGTCATCTCCGAGGTCCCCTGGCCCAATGGCTGTCTTCCTCTCCAAGGCAAAGCCTTTTCCGCGCCAGCCCCTGGTGGAAAGGCCCAGCTCCCAAGCAAGCCTTTGTCCATAGTCTCTCCAGGTCCCCTGCAGATTATTGTGTTGAGCAAAGGCTAAATGCTTTCCATTTCCAAAATATGCCTAAATTTCGAAGCCTGTAATCCTCCCCTTAAAACTATTTGGATCCACCCCGTTCCCTGTACCTACAAATTTCAGTTCTAACTATTCCAATTCATGGCAGACAGTACCAAGGCCCGCTTCACCCCACTTCATTTCCTAAACCAAAGAAGCAGACTTGCCTGGGCCTCTTCCGGTCTGGCCACACTCCGGGAGCCTCTCTTGCCTTTGTCCAGCCAGCCTTCCCTAGCACCTACGAAGAGGTCTTTGCATTACTGCCTGCACTGCCTCACACTTCAAAGGCAAAGCCACATTTGCAGCACAGCATGAAATGTGCACTGCCAGCACACTTGCTATTGTGACTAAGGAAAGAGGCTGTCTGGAAGTCCTGTTCACCCCTCTGCCCTGCCATGCCCACGGTCTCAGGGGACCCAccgccaccatcaccaccaccaccaccctcaagCTCCCATCACAGCTCCAATTGCAAGGCAAGGAAGAAAGGGTAATTACTGTGCCAGAAATGGCAGAATCAAGGCCCAGACTGCAGACCCAGCTGAGCGAATCAGAGCTGTATTCTTCCCATTCTTCAGAGAACGACAGGAAAGAGCTCCAAACCCCACCATCAACCAGGCTTTTATCCTATAGCCTACCTCTCACTGCCAGAAGGGCCAGCCTGCTTGTTATGTGCGCTCTTGGGCTGGTGTTCCCATGTGTCACCAGAGAATCCCTGACCCCTGCATGGCCCCATTCCCATACCACCCCAAGAAAGAGAGGGCAAGGCCCCAGCCAGCTACCCTCCAGAAAGGGCTCCAAATAAAGCTAGGCTAAGCCCTGGCTTCTGAGGAAGCCGTGCTTTGTTCCTTCAGGGATCACAGAGCAGCATCTAGTGGCCCTTCTGGGCAGCACAGATTATATAACTAGTACGCAGCAGTGCTCCAGAGCCAAGCACCTCAGCCTCTCCTCCCAACACCACGGCTGTCTCATTAGCACACCAGAAAGTCTTAGCACCCTTAAGACTGGTGCCAGGAGGGTCCCCAGGTGAAGAAACGGGGCCCAGGCCAGCCTATGGGCCACCCAACCCTCTCAACTGTGCCCAGATCCAGAGTACTTGAGGCCAGGGAGGAAAAGCAGCCCTGGAGGTCTAGAGCAGCACTGtccaaaaaaatataatgtgagccacaaaTGCAAGCCACATAGGTAATTGAATATTTTcaagtagccacattaaaaaaattaaaagaaacagatggattttaataatatattttatttaacccattatgctcaaaatatttcaacatatatatttaaaaagttgagctattttacattttttcatactGTCATCAAAATCTGGTTTGTATTTACATTTGCAATGCATCACACTTCCAACTAGCCACATATCAAAGACTGAAGAGGCctgtgtggctagtggctacacCATGGACAGCACGGGTCTAGAGGAGGTCATCAGACCCACAAAGGGAGCCACAG
Protein-coding regions in this window:
- the CDK5R1 gene encoding cyclin-dependent kinase 5 activator 1; translated protein: MGTVLSLSPSYRKATLFEDGAATVGHYTAVQNSKNAKDKNLKRHSIISVLPWKRIVAVSAKKKNSKKVQPNSSYQNNITHLNNENLKKSLSCANLSTFAQPPPAQPPAPPASQLSGSQTGVSSSVKKAPHPALTSAGTPKRVIVQASTSELLRCLGEFLCRRCYRLKHLSPTDPVLWLRSVDRSLLLQGWQDQGFITPANVVFLYMLCRDVISSEVGSDHELQAILLTCLYLSYSYMGNEISYPLKPFLVESCKEAFWDRCLSVINLMSSKMLQINADPHYFTQVFSDLKNESGQEDKKRLLLGLDR